In one Bradyrhizobium cosmicum genomic region, the following are encoded:
- a CDS encoding adenylosuccinate synthase, with translation MANVVVVGAQWGDEGKGKIVDWLSEQADIVVRFQGGHNAGHTLVINGKTYKLALLPSGVLRENKLSVIGNGVVFDPQAFLDEVAKLRGQGVAVSPENLRVAENVTLILPLHRELDAHRESANAATAIGTTRRGIGPAYEDKVGRRAIRLMDLADLDTLPHKIDRLLAHHNALRRGLNLPEFDGKVILKELTALAPELLPYAETVWRLLDIKRREGKRMLFEGAQGALLDVDHGTYPYVTSSNTVAAQAATGSGLGPGAVGYVLGLCKAYTTRVGQGPFPTEQDNEIGRKIGERGREFGTNTGRPRRCGWFDAVLVRQAVRTCGINGLALTKLDILDGFESIEVCVGYKLDGKEIDYFPAGEGAQARVEPIWETIEGWKEPTACARSWADLPAQAIKYVRRIEELVGCPVALLSTSPEREDTILVQNPFEA, from the coding sequence ATGGCCAATGTTGTCGTCGTCGGCGCCCAGTGGGGCGACGAAGGAAAGGGCAAGATCGTCGACTGGTTGTCGGAGCAGGCGGACATCGTCGTTCGCTTCCAGGGCGGCCATAACGCCGGCCACACGCTGGTCATCAACGGCAAGACCTACAAGCTCGCGCTGCTGCCCTCGGGCGTGCTGCGCGAAAACAAGCTGTCGGTGATCGGCAACGGCGTGGTGTTCGACCCGCAGGCCTTCCTCGACGAGGTGGCCAAGCTGCGCGGGCAGGGCGTTGCGGTCTCGCCGGAGAATCTTCGCGTCGCCGAGAACGTCACCCTGATCCTGCCGTTGCATCGGGAACTGGACGCGCATCGCGAATCGGCCAACGCGGCAACCGCGATCGGCACCACCCGTCGCGGCATCGGGCCCGCCTATGAAGACAAGGTCGGCCGCCGCGCGATCCGTCTGATGGATCTCGCTGATCTCGACACCTTGCCGCACAAGATCGACCGGCTCCTTGCGCACCACAACGCATTGCGCCGCGGCCTCAACCTGCCGGAGTTCGACGGCAAGGTGATCCTGAAGGAATTGACCGCGCTGGCGCCGGAGCTGCTGCCCTATGCCGAGACGGTATGGCGGCTGCTCGACATCAAGCGCCGTGAAGGCAAGCGCATGCTGTTCGAGGGCGCGCAGGGCGCGCTGCTCGACGTCGATCACGGCACTTATCCTTACGTCACCTCGTCCAACACGGTGGCGGCGCAGGCGGCGACCGGCTCGGGCCTTGGCCCCGGCGCGGTCGGCTATGTGCTTGGCCTGTGCAAGGCCTACACGACCCGCGTCGGCCAAGGCCCGTTCCCGACCGAGCAGGACAACGAGATCGGCCGCAAGATCGGCGAGCGCGGCCGCGAGTTCGGCACCAACACCGGCCGTCCGCGCCGCTGCGGCTGGTTCGACGCCGTGCTGGTCCGCCAGGCGGTCCGGACCTGCGGCATCAACGGGCTGGCGCTGACCAAGCTCGACATTCTCGACGGCTTCGAGTCGATCGAGGTCTGCGTCGGCTACAAGCTCGACGGCAAGGAGATCGATTATTTCCCGGCCGGCGAGGGTGCGCAGGCCCGGGTCGAGCCGATCTGGGAAACCATCGAGGGCTGGAAGGAGCCGACCGCCTGTGCGCGGTCCTGGGCCGACCTGCCCGCCCAGGCCATTAAATATGTCCGCCGCATCGAGGAATTGGTGGGGTGCCCGGTCGCGCTGCTTTCCACCAGCCCCGAACGCGAGGATACTATCCTGGTGCAAAATCCGTTTGAGGCTTAA